The Planctomycetota bacterium genome contains a region encoding:
- a CDS encoding sigma-54-dependent Fis family transcriptional regulator: MSRILVVDDEPAIGWSLREVLRDAGHDVAVAANLPAALDACGSAAPDLVLLDVRLRERDGIDAIPDFLALAPRAAVVVMTAFGDLETAVRAVQAGAREYLVKPFDLENVTAVVARLLAVDRLADAAPAEATTPGLVGRSAAMQTVFKRIALAAAADLPVLLSGPTGTGKELAARAIHAHGPRRHGALVTANLAALAPGLVESELFGHVRGAFTGAHADHAGLFARGHGGTVFLDEIGDAPPEVQARLLRVIESGEIQPVGAAAVQRVDVRIIAATNRDLRGDREVGRFRADLYHRLAAFAIAMPPLADRLDDLPLLVGHFLAGRRPPPQVSAAFLAALAIRPWPGNVRELRHAVEHAAIVARGGPLLPEHLPAPIGTAAPPGHTASEVVAAVRRWAAAEGATSDSPSDLHARLLALVEPTLAEEILAQEQGNLTAAARRLGLDRATLRNRLGR, translated from the coding sequence ATGAGCCGGATCCTCGTGGTCGATGACGAGCCGGCGATCGGCTGGAGCCTTCGCGAGGTGCTCCGCGACGCCGGCCACGACGTCGCCGTCGCCGCCAACCTCCCCGCCGCGCTCGACGCCTGCGGGTCCGCCGCGCCCGACCTGGTGCTCCTCGACGTTCGGCTCCGCGAGCGCGACGGGATCGACGCGATCCCCGACTTCCTGGCGCTGGCGCCGCGCGCGGCGGTCGTCGTGATGACGGCGTTCGGCGATCTCGAGACCGCAGTCCGCGCCGTCCAGGCCGGAGCGCGAGAGTACCTCGTCAAGCCGTTCGATCTCGAGAACGTCACGGCGGTCGTCGCCCGACTCCTCGCGGTGGACCGGCTGGCCGACGCGGCGCCCGCCGAAGCGACCACGCCCGGGCTGGTGGGGCGCTCGGCGGCGATGCAGACGGTCTTCAAGCGGATTGCCCTCGCGGCGGCGGCAGACCTGCCCGTGCTCCTCAGTGGCCCGACCGGCACCGGCAAGGAGCTGGCCGCGCGGGCGATCCACGCCCACGGCCCCCGGCGCCATGGGGCGCTGGTCACCGCCAACCTCGCGGCGCTCGCGCCCGGTCTGGTCGAGAGCGAGCTGTTCGGCCACGTCCGCGGCGCGTTCACCGGGGCCCATGCCGATCACGCCGGGCTGTTCGCCCGCGGCCACGGCGGGACGGTGTTCCTCGACGAGATCGGCGACGCTCCCCCCGAGGTCCAGGCGCGGCTGCTGCGCGTCATCGAGAGCGGCGAGATCCAGCCGGTCGGTGCCGCGGCGGTGCAGCGCGTCGACGTGCGGATCATCGCCGCCACCAATCGCGATCTCCGCGGAGACCGGGAGGTGGGGCGGTTCCGGGCCGACCTCTACCACCGGCTCGCCGCGTTCGCGATCGCGATGCCACCGCTGGCCGACCGGCTCGACGACCTGCCGCTGCTGGTGGGTCATTTCCTCGCCGGGCGCCGCCCCCCTCCGCAGGTCAGCGCGGCGTTCCTGGCGGCGCTCGCCATCCGCCCCTGGCCGGGCAACGTCCGCGAACTGCGCCATGCCGTCGAGCACGCCGCCATCGTCGCCCGCGGCGGCCCGCTCCTGCCGGAGCACCTACCGGCGCCAATCGGCACCGCCGCGCCCCCCGGCCACACCGCCTCCGAGGTGGTGGCGGCAGTGCGGCGCTGGGCGGCGGCTGAGGGCGCCACCTCCGACTCCCCCTCCGACCTCCACGCACGCCTGCTGGCGCTGGTGGAGCCAACGCTGGCGGAGGAGATCCTCGCCCAGGAACAGGGCAACCTCACCGCCGCCGCCCGGCGGCTCGGCCTCGACCGGGCGACGCTTCGGAACCGGCTCGGCCGGTGA